The nucleotide sequence TTGGCACTAGTTTCTATCCTTTGAACCAAATCTTGTGGTTGTGGCGTCTCTCCACCATCTTTctgtttttctctctctccgACATCTCTTTTTTGTTGTCTTTATTCAGCATATTTTTCATGTTGACTCTCTCCgacatgttttagtttttgccTCAATACTAAATATTGTTCTCTTGAATATACCATATTCATTAATAATTTGAGGTCAGTCACTTCATGCCATTCACAAATAACATGAATTCTTTTTAGGAGACAAATAACAAGAATTTAGAACTGTGCCATTCACAAGAATTTTTCCTCAGGTTTAGTGGAGGCATTTAGAAAATGTAGGCATTGCCATACAGATTCCCATTGAGGGACAGAACTAATAGAAAGATTAGTGTTCCATTTCATTGATGGAGGCTTTGTCATTCATATGATGTGGTTAAATATTGATCTTCAAGGAATGAAGACACGTAGTATATTTACAACCTACTGCCAATATATCTAGTTAGAATAGGAACATTGATCTAGCGATTTTATTTGGTAGTGTCTCAAGTAATTATAATGGAATCTACACACTTTCTTTATGAGTGTCCtcacttatttatctttttgcATGGGCAAGCACATAAGTATCAATATTTTATCACATCATGTATTGCACAATCACAATGCATGTACTGTATAAGACTTTCATAATTATTATGGTagtgttaaaatatattaaatgtgACGAATACTTATAGTCAATAAGCTTAGTTTCAAAGTCAATATATCCAATGGTATGACCACCAGTTATAGCAACAATGTCCTGATCTTTTCTACAAATAAATAGCCTCTAAATAATTAATACAAAACCTGAGGAAAAATTAAtggaaaaaactgaaaataaagaaGGATATTGTTAGAATCTATACTTTTTTAATAGGAAATAAAGACATGTAACTCAAACGGTATGTTTTTCAACATCaatattgttttagtttttcttgatatatcttggagaaaattattagaattaaaagaacgatcaagcttgatcaaaaAGAGAAGGAtcaaacttgataaaaaaaatatgtaagatATGTAATTCATGCATTTCTTTAACATGGAGTTACGTAATATATACTTAGTTTTATGGTACATACTCATCTATCTATGGAGGATGAATATGCATTAAACATGAGTGACATTTATGGGGGTGGGTTTGATGAAGACATTAAATCTTTCTCATCTCTAACACAATTTACAAACCAGTACACATATGCTCTATATTATTTCTCGAGCCATTTGAGTCGgtcacaaaatataaaattaagaaaatctaAGACAAACCAATAGAAGAACTAAGAACAAAACTTTGATaatgtaacactcctatttctattaaagcaattaaacatgcgaataatacatttattcaagaaatagaggctacgccatcattcaaaattcaaaaaccaataaacatgtatataaacctcatcAGTCGCaacggaatataaaccagagtaatccaaatatacatgtcatgaatcaataattacatcaacatagatgcatctcaaaaattcAACATAATGGTAATCTCCAACATAACAAAAGtccaaaaataaactaatctagaccggcacaacaagcctagatcagagccgattaaactcaacaccgatatcggagaaagctcccgatatccatcAAGCACAAAACTCaccaagcactactcctgcacaacgtctacccatccatacagacaggtaggtggtcaaaaccactggggtaagtattacatcatcataatccaaataacagttagcatgaatatttcaatttaacatcatgcatttgatcaataataatcacacatattaatacttacatcacacccaaatatctcacatcaataatcatcaatcacatgtgtcatgaacaatcatcaattcacaaatattcattcacatatatgcatgtggtaccaaatctcctcaaggtcgtcacccatATCCAGATCCCAAGgatctctgctaggccgaagcccaataatgaataaaacatcgtaacaagatctcaaaagatctctgctaggcTGAAGCCCaaaactagatctcaaaagatctctgctaggccggagcccaataatgaataaaacatcatctCAACAcaactatgatgcatggacatgtataaggactcgataatgcgacaacaattcacaattttcacctcaatatataggacaacacccaattatattgattatctccgcAACATtagcattatcaagaaaaatgcCCACACACAagtaaatcatagtattcatcatcacacatcaacatgattatcaataatcaacaatgtcattcaacatcaactatcacatatagtttcaccatttaagcattccttacatcctaagtaagatagcatacacatctcatgataaacatcatatccaatacaatcattcattcatacaacttaaCTTAGTCATATAAAAATGgtcacaacaattcataagaCCATTggttcaagaaacatttccgaccaaaAACCATATCAAGTGGCCACCAACCAACATTGATAAATCTCAAGACAAAATGACACAAAGATTCACTAGACCCCTTTTTCACAAGGttaattctttcataaaaatacccctagatgattaggataaagtcccaaTACATAGGAATAGGTTTGGAAAcaattggatcaaagaaaattgcatttttaaggtttctaggcTGCCAAAATCGCTTCATGACTCGTAACACATTAGTCATATCACTTATTCATACTTTGcgatattttttaatgaaaaagtcAATGTAACATAGCAAGTGGAATGTTAATTAAACTGGTGCATATAAGTGATGTTCTTGTTTGAGAAATCTTGGAGAAATAAAAGGCAAGAGCAACTGCCTACAACCACCCCTTCCCCTTTTTTCATTCACGTACCCACCTTTCCTATCGTAGGAttcaaatctctctctctccctccctccctctcatatttttgtttgatttgctaGCTGTTATATGAATGATATGATTAAGTAAAATGGTgttcatatttttcaaattaaaattggaAGTTAGTGAGACCAATTAAAGGAACCCTCTATATGTGGCAACAAATGAGggggaaaagaaaaggaataaaaCTGTAAAAGAGGTGAAGGTCTTGCAAAATATAACCAAACAATACataaaggaaaacaaatttaaatgtaAGAAAATAATAGAGGATTACCTATACTTTGTGTTCCTCATCTATTAGTGTTGTTGAGGTTTTCATCATTTCAATTGACACCACACACTCCCATTTCCCTATTTTTCTACCCTTTTACGTACTCTACCcctcctcctccttctcttTCGATGTCTATGGAGAATGTAACCCAATTTTATTTGTCGCGTCGAATATATACCAAAAAGGTGTCTTGCCAAACTTTGCCACACCTCATCGACTTCGTCTGTGGTTCGTGATCCACAATTCAAGCTAACCTTACTTATCTATCACAACTATCATTGTTTAAGCATGTAATGAGTTCTTAGCATGCAACTTTTTGACCATAATGGATGTCTTGTAGCTTGAAATTCACATTTGCATAGCGAGCAAGACATTCCAATTTGTATCATGATAAGTTGCTCAAAAAATATCCATAACTGATTGCTATGAGTACAATATCTAAAGCTAGGGTTTAGTCTGTTTTGGTCATGCCTTGAGAAAGCTCTCAAGAAGGGTATTTATAGTCTTTCTTAGGCTTGTATTTCCGTGACTTAAGCCCAAAGTAACTTGGGCCCTAAGTCACTTTTGAGCGTTCTAGGTGCTTCTAGAAGCCTATTGAGGCGGCACCCTTAAAGGGACGCGCATAGGGCTCTAAGAGCCCTTCTAGAGGGCATATGTGCCCTTCTGGAGAGCGTTTGCGCTCTTAAACGTATATTGATGTACCatgtatataataaaaatgaacCAATTGTGCAATTCCTAAACTTCGTTTTGTTTTACTaacaccaaaaacaaattactcAATGCTAAAGAGGAGGGATAAgttcaagaaaaataacaatgaGATTCCCTTATTTGTgttcttctatttctttcttcttcctcttcaagTCCTTGTCTCACCCTTCTCATCTTGTTATGGAGGGGaaaaaattctacttcttcccTGTGGTTTTTTTGATAGAATACACTCTTTTCATATCTATGCAGTTACGCACCAATTTTGGATCTTTCATCtctccaattttttatttctttgacaGTGCACCACTGCATGCTTATGAGTTTTGAAAAggttttcaaaattcaaataactGCTGCCATTTACAACGTTAGCTGCCTCTATTATGGGGTACTTTTTTAAGGAAGTGAAACAATATCATAATACTTTTGTTTTATGATATTACTGTCATAAAGGGTTCCAAGTTCTACATAGAACATTCAACAGtaatatttaactattgttTGATTCAATTGTCAACAACTCATTTCAACACGGTTGGATATGACATTGATCCTAAGTGACCAGATCAGCGCGCGTATAGCAAAATTAAACCACCAGAGAGCAAACATACATGAACCCACTGTCTCAACAACAATAATTGAATCACATGCGAATGTAAATTGGACACAAATTCATCAATGATTACAACATAATgattgttataaaaaataacaaaaaacaattaattagaATCAAactaaattgaataaataaatataaatttcaacatgaaaaaaataactaaaaagaaAACCTTAATTTTTACGGTGGTTGATGtcaaaagagacaaacaaagaatattatatagatagatagagaaaggagaggaagagatgaagagaaagaagaaatacGATAAGGGACGGCATTGTCACAATCCTCTGTAGTGTTGACGCTCCTTCTTACATTGATTGAATTGTGTGCCTCTCTTTTCCGCAACAACCATGATATTGTCGTGTGACACGGTATTTCCCCTGGCGATTCCCTACTCTGTATGTGGAAGTTTATATTTTAGTTGTATTTGATTGAGAGCATACATCAGTTGTGCCTTCACTTCACATCTAAGTGGTGGTTATTATCAGTGCAAATTACCAAATTCTATGCATAACTAAATAAGTTttggaagaaaatgaagaataatCACTACACATGCTAGAAGAATAATTACCAATCAATTCACATGTCGGCAACTACACCTTAAGAAAGGAACACAAAAATAAGAGACAAAGGAATTAGTGAAATAAGTGTGCAAAAATCAAAGAGCAAATCCATATGGGCTGCCGCTCCATTCCGTCGCCGACTTTGCCTGTGGCGAGGAAAATGTCATCACCTTCCCCTTTCTCATATCTTTTCCTTCTCTAATTTCTGCCCCCCATTCAAAACCATTTCATCTCTTAAAAAAACCAGTtcagttttcttttgttttggaaaatgattaTGTGGAGTAGTTTTCAATAGATGAAGAGCAAGACCCATTAGAATGTAACCGTAGAATATTGTGGCGGTGGGATGGAATGCTTGGAATTGGGGTGGACAATAATTTGCAATttgtcctctaaaaaaaatttgtttgcaaTTTGTCTATGACTTAAGTTCGGATAAATATTGAGACCAGTTTAAGTTACTTTGAATCCAATTGAAGTTACTTTGAGGCAAAACTGTATTTAACGCCAAAATTAAAACTGAattcagaaaaaagaaaattaaaacaaaaattgtgaaGGGTATTTTAGGCAGTAaaaataggctacaccaaaTCTATGTtttgcctttattaataggtataaattattattacctTGCTACTCATTTCATcgattattattaaaatttgtatttGTCATGGCATCTGAAAACTTTGGTGAGATTGGAAAGATTGAATTATTCTAATTTTGTGGATTCATTgtccttattattattatcttcaaaacaaaacaaaaatcgtccttatcattatatatatgatatatgatgttTGCTATGTTATGTGTAagtgtttatatgtttatatatgacTTTTGTGTTCCTCcaccaaaaaacaattttactaCTCACGGTCTTCGTACTTGGGTTATAACATCTTATGTGTTCATTACAATATATTTGTGTTCctccaccaaaaaataattttactacTCACAGTCTTCGTACTTGGGTTATAACATCTTATGTGTTCATTACAATATATCCAGTTTGTTATGTAACCTTTAAATATGAttcatatatatgatatatatgtaTTTCGTCAAATGAGATAATTGTATGTCAATTTATACGACAGGTGCATCTTTGATTGGATTGTGTTTGAAATTAGTAATCATTTATATACGTCAGACATTGAATAGGGGACcaaatataattcatatttccTACTGAAAcattatttgttatatttataataaatgtCTTTTATTTCTATATATTTAGGTGAAAGAAGATCCCAAAATGTGGAAGTGCATCGTGGACTATCTGATTCTTTATATAATGTCTTCTATGGCTTGTTATGTTATGCGAAAAAGGTTGAGACAGCTAAGAAGATAGAGGATAAGATTGCATGCTACTTAAGAAGATTTTGATGTTTCGTTAACTAGTTGTAATTGAGATATTTGATCCTTTGTTACTTCTTTGAGATATTGGTTATACATTTGTAACTTTTATGCTATATGTAGCTATTACATACATTCTATGATATTAAAGGTTTACAGGATAAATATAGCAGTCTCAATTATTATGTGCAAAAATAATTATCTTCTTTGCATTGGTTTAAACTATTATGGATATTTAgattaaatagtaaaaaaaactaCTGTCATTAGTACATACatttgatgaagaaaaaaagtaatagaaTAACCACCTATTGGTAGTGCTTAAATCTAAAAGCGCTAGATAAAGTCCATATTAGATAGCACTTAAATCTAAAAGCACTGGGTAAAGTCCTCCTTAGATAGCACTTAAATCTAAAAGTGCTAGGTAAACTCTCCCTTAGATAGCGTTTATATGTGAAAGCGCTATATAAGGCCACCTTTAGATAGCGCTTTTTGCTTACTTTAAAGCGGTATTTAACCTTTACCAGCACCATATTACACAGTGCTTCAAAAGCGCTGTCTAAAGCCAAAAAAAAGCGCTATATAAGCCCTTTTTTGGCGTAGTGGTTCCTTTCCTCTATTTGGGTGTGATTTCAAACCTTCATTCACTCTTGCATAACGAACTTCACTGGAAAATGGGGTTGAATAGTTTTCAAAGCACCATTGACAGTTGGTTGAAAACCTATGCTTGAAAATCGGTTCCCTCCTCCGAATGGTACGGATTTTTGAGCTTCATTCACTTGTGTATGAAATTCATTGCTTGGAAATGGTTCCTTTCCTCTATTTGGGTGTGATTTCAAACCTTCATTCACTCTTGCATAACGATCTTCACTGGAAAATGGGGTCCCTCTTCCGAAGGGTTGAATAGTTTTCAATGCATCATTGACAGTTGGTTGAAAACCTATGCTTGAAAATCGGTTCCCCCCTCCGAATGGTACGGATTTTAGAGCTTCATTCACTTTTGTATGATATTCATTGCTTGGAAATGGTTCCTTTCCTCTATTTGGGTGTGATTTCAAAGCTTCATTCACTCTTGCATAACGATCTTCACTGGAAAATGGGGTCCCTCTTCCGAAGGGTTGAATAGTTTTCAAAGCATCATTGACAGTTGGTTGAAAACCTATGCTTGAAAATCGGTTCCCTCCTCCGAATGGTACGGATTTTAGAGCTTCATTCACTTGTGTATGATATTCATTGCTTGGAAATGGTTCCTTTCCTCTATTTGGGTGTGATTTCAAAGCTTCATTCACTCTTGCATAACGATCTTCACTGGAAAATGGGGTCCCTCTTCCGAAGGGTTGAATAGTTTTCAAAGAATCATTGACAATTGGTTGAAAACCTATGCTGGAAAATCGGTTCCCTCCTCCGAGTGGTACGGATTTTAGAGCTTCATTCACTTTTGTATGATATTCATTGCTTGGAAATGGTTCATTCACTGTAGGAACATAACCTTTTATGGGAAATGGTCTCCCTTCGTTCTTGTTTGAATCCATCAGTCGTATATGGCTGTAGATTTTCTGCCACAAGAGGAGATATAAACTTGGTTTGTTTTTAAAGATAGAAATGAATCTTGTTTAAAACGTAAAAAAGAAACGATACTTTTTCAAATGCTATACGCAACAAAAGGAACAAATAAAGcattagtactttttttttttcctgtataTTATATATACCTTTAATGTATTAATGCAACTTTATTCGCCATAACAACAGTAACgttccttcaaaataaaaaaaacagtaatGTTGTGAGCccctaaaaaaaagagttgtgttatttcaacatcaatttatatgataatttttaagacaactaaaattttataaagaaaatgaggtattgACATAAAAActaaagcaatagagagataaagtaaaaacataGTGTAAGTATGTgatagaaagttgtcacaaaaatcgtaaaaaatagttgttcaaatattgtttctccagaagaaaaaaaatcttgataaagcATATTTGTCAAAGTAGGTATTTTAATTGGAGAAGAGAACATAGCCTTTTGGACCCAAAcagagacattttttttttttttggtcaggtagtctagtggctggagctcacacattttaaatgtggagaagtggggtgtccggggttcgaaccccggcccctgcatataaaatgcatttgtccctaccaactgagcaaaGCTCACGGGGACAGAGACATTTAATATAGCACAATTGGAAAAGAGCATATTCGCAACAGAAATGttatttggacaaaaaaatatGGCCACCCACATACAGTGTcgcccaatatatatatatattgaggttCTAGGCGAATTTTAAAACGAGACCTTTTGaactttttaatagtttttttctcttcaaaataaaaagtttttaatagtttatatttttaagaaagttatactttaatttaaaatttacttttcgAGCTTTTTAGGATGCACAatcatttaataattattctaatcaatttaatttcatCCGTCTATTTCTATATATATGTTGAAGTTTTACAATGTGCATTATtcacataatttattttgatcatatttttaattgatatataagtataaatgttagcatgtataattttttttctctcaatgtCTATTTTcaagatatcaaatttttataattttttattatagataATTGAAGATATTAATTGTCTTAATTATGTATTGCTTGTGTACAGTGGTTGACTGCGACATGTATTTAAGAGTaacattttgaattttgaatgtgagAATTCTAATATTATTGTATTAATATACTTATTAGATAATATTAGTGTTGATTGtttgacattattatttttatttttatttttatttgaattaaatatgttttaacaTGTTTGGGTGATGTTGTTTAGTTAATTGGGATAGACACATTGAATTAATAAGAGTAGTATATATAAACTAGAGCTTTAACTCATGGTAgtagtttaattaaaaaataaaaatgagagaaaataatatttagaaagaaaatacagttttttttagagagaataagaaaTTAGAGTGCGATCGGGGAAATTAGTAAAATTGGGTAGAAAAGAGGTGTAATTAGTGAGATGAGTAGTGTTTTAATGATTAAGTAGAGTGGAGTGTGAATAGCAAGACGGTGTAGTTacagaaataataataataaattcaagaGGTGCAgatagtaatttgaaaagattagtaacaaacttAGAGGACATATAGTAATCTAAAAAAATCGGTAACAAACTCGATTAGAagttataaatagagaagagaatTAGAGAAGAAGCGTTACcgagaaagagagaaacaaaacgacaaaagaaaaactagggTTATGGAGAGAAGAGGCCAAGAGGAATAGTGAGAAGAACCTAGAGAGAGATTTTAACATAGGAAATCATCAATTTCGCAAAACTAAAGGTAAGGGGGAAGTCTCTATTCACCATAAGGGTTGTATGAACATATAGGTAGTGAAAGGtttatgattttcttcttttgttttcatGATCTTTTAATAAATTCATGTTAAATTTATGCTGtaatttgttgttgtgattttgGGTGTGTGATTAATTATGAAATCATGATGTTGTTGCACTAAATTTATGATTCAATTGTGTCTATGTTGTGTTTGGTATTTGTTATTTTGTATATAATTTATCACAGTCACACTGTTTGCGGATTGAattaaaaatcaagtttttaatTAAGAGTATATGTCATGATTATTTACATGGTTAGTTACCTTGAATATTTCAAAGAGTATGCatcaaattttgtttgatttcaagTTTTGAAATCTGTCAATTATTGATTAATGAATTTAGCTTTTTCAGCCGTAGTTGTGTATCATAACAATCGTCACTCATGCGCTAATATTAGGAGTACTTTCTGTTGCTTGATTTATTAACGACAATTAAAGATTCTTGAAGCATGATATTAGCCACTAGTTTTGAAATAGAAAAGAGAAATAGG is from Medicago truncatula cultivar Jemalong A17 chromosome 1, MtrunA17r5.0-ANR, whole genome shotgun sequence and encodes:
- the LOC120580711 gene encoding uncharacterized protein — protein: MDSNKNEGRPFPIKGYVPTVNEPFPSNEYHTKVNEALKSVPFGGGNRFSSIGFQPTVNDALKTIQPFGRGTPFSSEDRYARVNEALKSHPNRGKEPFPSNEYHTKVNEALKSVPFGGGNRFSSIGFQPTVNDALKTIQPFGRGTPFSSEDRYARVNEGLKSHPNRGKEPFPSNEFHTQVNEAQKSVPFGGGNRFSSIGFQPTVNGALKTIQPHFPVKFVMQE